GAAGGTCGCGGCGTATTGGTATCGTAAAGCAGCCGATAACGGTAGTGCTTTTGCTCAGTGGTAGTTAGCACAAATACTCCAAAAAGGGCGTGGTGTTGATCAAAATGATGTAGAGGCGAGGCTGTGGTATGGGAAATCTGCTGATCAGGGCAATTTATTCGCTCAGACAAGTTTGGCAAAAATGCACCGTGATGGTATCGGAGGCCCTCGTGATGAAAAATTGGCGCTGAAATTGTTTCTGGAATCCGCTCATGCTGGTGAATCTAATGCTCAATTTGAAATTGGGCGAATATATTTAGTCGGTTTACATGGTGTATCGCCGGATCAAAAAGAAGCCGAATCTTGGTTTAAAAAGTCAAATGAGAGACGGCGCCCCGTCGCTATAGACGAATTCGAGGGGTTGCGATAGAGGGGGTGGCGAAATTTCTGGGCAAGGTCGTCGGAAGTTTCCTTCAAAACGTATCGGTTTCCATGAACTGGTGCGAAGTGAGATCCATGGATAGTCTTTGGCTGTCGCTGCAAATGCAGTGGCAGGGTGTAGGAACCCTTGGAAATTCACCGCGCATCAGCGCTGTCGTTTGATTGCGGCACTTAATTCGTGCCCGTAAGATCGTTCGCGGCGGCTGTGCGCGGGGCACGCTTCGGCGTGGCTGAGTTTGGTGGATTCCTCAGTTTCCTACTCCCGCGTACGGCTGCCACCCAAGCCCGTAGGAAAGGCCGTTGGTAGCTTAAATTTATCCGCCAAAGGTCCCAAAAAATGAAAACACT
The window above is part of the Pseudomonas sp. B21-048 genome. Proteins encoded here:
- a CDS encoding tetratricopeptide repeat protein, which codes for MLQKGRGVDQNDVEARLWYGKSADQGNLFAQTSLAKMHRDGIGGPRDEKLALKLFLESAHAGESNAQFEIGRIYLVGLHGVSPDQKEAESWFKKSNERRRPVAIDEFEGLR